In bacterium, one DNA window encodes the following:
- a CDS encoding PQQ-binding-like beta-propeller repeat protein, which yields MKLSQTALTLILCAFGAALVLLSMCAGRRSARHALGMISFDSLKIPRDSLVMFRGNQYHTYHGSGKVPRKVALCWKFKTRFILEGEKEKRGVDPKTIWQGVAWSGQPAILGDTLIFGSCDSYLYCLDKKTGALIWKHKCGHSVKCSPAIYKRRIYFGARDNYFRCVSLNDGKLIWKTKTGNDMDSSPCIINDTVYVGGEDMNIYCFDANTGEVIWKTPVAGSVESSVGIIDTFLYAGSSRGFLYCLSTRSGTILWSFKTGSDTDVSPVIIGDTIYFGCEGGTMSCMDRINRKIIWKYRTIGRVIATPAIVGNRVYFGSGDGRMHCLSADSGRVIWKFKTDGSIWGSACVADSMVVVGSRSGKLYGLTTDGDYVWSFPTGALVNTTPAVIGSRIYFGSHDGYLYCLGQDTVNTNK from the coding sequence ATGAAGCTGTCGCAAACTGCACTGACATTGATATTATGCGCTTTCGGCGCGGCACTGGTACTGCTCAGCATGTGCGCTGGGCGTCGTAGCGCCAGGCACGCGCTTGGCATGATATCGTTCGATTCCCTGAAAATACCGCGGGATTCGCTTGTGATGTTCAGGGGGAACCAATACCACACTTATCACGGGTCCGGGAAAGTGCCGCGCAAAGTCGCTTTATGCTGGAAATTCAAAACCCGTTTTATCCTTGAAGGCGAGAAAGAAAAGCGGGGCGTTGACCCGAAGACTATATGGCAGGGCGTAGCCTGGAGCGGCCAGCCGGCGATCCTCGGTGACACGCTTATTTTCGGCTCCTGCGACAGCTACCTTTATTGTCTGGATAAAAAGACCGGTGCGCTCATCTGGAAGCACAAGTGCGGTCATTCGGTCAAATGCTCGCCGGCAATATACAAGCGCCGGATATATTTTGGCGCGCGCGACAATTATTTCCGTTGCGTGTCCTTAAACGACGGAAAGCTCATCTGGAAAACAAAGACCGGTAACGACATGGATTCCTCACCTTGCATTATCAACGACACTGTCTATGTTGGCGGCGAGGACATGAACATATATTGCTTTGACGCCAATACCGGGGAGGTGATCTGGAAAACGCCGGTTGCCGGTTCGGTCGAATCATCGGTTGGGATAATTGACACTTTCCTTTACGCCGGTTCATCACGGGGTTTTCTATACTGCCTGTCGACGCGCAGCGGCACGATCCTGTGGTCTTTCAAGACCGGTTCGGACACGGATGTGTCGCCGGTCATCATCGGCGATACGATCTATTTCGGGTGTGAGGGCGGGACCATGTCCTGTATGGACCGGATCAATCGGAAGATCATCTGGAAATACAGGACGATCGGTCGGGTGATCGCCACTCCCGCGATTGTGGGTAACCGCGTATACTTTGGTTCTGGCGATGGGCGCATGCACTGCTTATCGGCCGATTCGGGCCGGGTCATCTGGAAGTTCAAGACCGACGGCAGCATCTGGGGTTCTGCCTGTGTGGCCGATTCCATGGTTGTGGTCGGTTCCCGGAGCGGCAAACTTTACGGATTAACAACAGACGGGGATTATGTTTGGTCTTTCCCGACCGGCGCGCTGGTCAATACCACGCCGGCGGTCATCGGCAGCCGGATCTACTTCGGCTCACATGATGGATATTTGTATTGTTTAGGGCAGGATACTGTAAATACAAATAAATAA
- a CDS encoding T9SS type A sorting domain-containing protein → MLKYLSLIIILADVCFAGATYIDGVLVYTDTDAQTAVPASPSTRQFNVVDSFPAAATDYSMGIACDGQYLWNNEAFVHWFARMDTSTGAILNTFNTSIGDRDMTFDGQYLWASDWSSASISKFDTATCTMINTYYPPFYAGKPNGMAWDGNYLWVGEESGRIYKMTTTGDTVRSIPPPVYNSYEPRGLAFDGTHLWVGYQDAGLIYEVDTTNGAVIASYTAPGTIPGWQFQQGLDCDGQFLWSTIGGDAHWIYQIDIGLLGAEEHKNSGASMPNIKLSASPNPFIDDARITLILGESKKATLKVIDASGRVVSTLIEGKHLMAGEHVYNWQPDHDQAGIFFAVLEVGTFTKSIKLIKI, encoded by the coding sequence ATGTTAAAATACCTGTCATTGATCATTATTCTAGCCGACGTATGTTTTGCTGGTGCGACCTATATCGATGGCGTACTGGTTTACACCGATACTGACGCACAAACAGCGGTCCCAGCGTCTCCGTCAACCCGGCAATTCAATGTCGTGGATTCATTCCCGGCGGCCGCGACCGATTATTCGATGGGGATCGCGTGCGACGGTCAGTATTTGTGGAACAACGAGGCTTTCGTCCACTGGTTCGCTCGCATGGACACATCCACGGGCGCGATCTTAAATACGTTCAATACATCCATTGGTGACCGCGATATGACATTTGACGGACAATATCTGTGGGCATCGGACTGGAGTTCCGCTTCGATCAGCAAATTCGATACCGCTACCTGCACCATGATAAACACATATTACCCGCCATTCTATGCCGGCAAGCCTAATGGCATGGCATGGGACGGCAACTATCTCTGGGTCGGCGAGGAGTCGGGCCGGATCTACAAGATGACCACGACCGGCGACACCGTGCGCTCGATACCTCCGCCCGTATACAATTCGTATGAACCGCGTGGCCTGGCTTTCGACGGCACGCACCTGTGGGTAGGCTATCAGGATGCTGGACTGATCTATGAGGTAGACACGACAAACGGTGCGGTGATCGCATCCTATACGGCTCCGGGCACGATCCCGGGCTGGCAGTTCCAGCAGGGACTTGACTGCGACGGCCAATTCCTCTGGTCGACGATCGGTGGTGACGCGCACTGGATCTACCAGATCGACATCGGACTGCTCGGCGCCGAAGAACACAAAAATAGCGGCGCATCAATGCCCAATATCAAGCTCAGTGCCAGTCCCAATCCTTTTATCGATGATGCCCGGATAACCCTGATCCTTGGCGAATCGAAAAAAGCGACGCTCAAAGTCATCGATGCCAGCGGTCGCGTCGTTTCGACTCTGATCGAAGGTAAACATCTTATGGCCGGCGAGCATGTCTACAACTGGCAGCCGGACCATGATCAGGCCGGCATATTCTTTGCGGTGCTGGAAGTGGGCACTTTCACCAAATCCATAAAGCTGATCAAGATCTAA
- the tadA gene encoding tRNA adenosine(34) deaminase TadA: MKFSISSNDNLDEFYMQQALKEARKAFDEVPVGAVAVYKNQIIGRGHNQTEQLRDPTAHAEIIAITAAANALNSWRLKDVVIYSTIEPCVMCSGALVLARVKRIVFGARDEKFGGCGSIFDIVKEKRLNHRIEVVEGVMEHEAAGLMKEFFKKKRIKDEIASHKAHSQ, from the coding sequence ATGAAATTCTCGATAAGCTCGAACGATAATTTGGATGAGTTCTATATGCAGCAAGCACTCAAAGAGGCTCGAAAGGCCTTTGACGAGGTGCCGGTCGGCGCGGTCGCGGTCTATAAAAATCAGATAATCGGCCGGGGCCATAACCAGACCGAGCAGTTGCGCGATCCCACTGCCCACGCCGAGATCATCGCGATCACCGCGGCAGCGAACGCCCTGAATTCGTGGCGCTTGAAAGACGTGGTCATTTATAGTACAATAGAACCGTGCGTCATGTGCTCGGGCGCTCTGGTCCTGGCGCGGGTTAAAAGGATCGTTTTCGGCGCCCGCGACGAAAAGTTCGGCGGTTGCGGTTCGATCTTTGACATTGTCAAGGAAAAACGCCTGAACCACCGGATCGAAGTGGTCGAAGGCGTCATGGAGCACGAAGCCGCTGGATTGATGAAAGAGTTTTTTAAGAAAAAAAGAATAAAAGATGAGATTGCTTCGCACAAGGCGCACTCGCAATGA
- a CDS encoding site-specific integrase — translation MRSYRRNGAWYIDYVSNGKRVRMKVGSSKYLADLALKDIEVKKVKGKFLGIADVQNVIFDKLCDDYLQFSRANKAYRSYRRDLSSLKQMLRTFGGKPVAAITAYEFEQYKNLRRQDVSPASVNREISCVKHMFNKAVQWGYLNNNPLRLVMKFKEPPGRVRYLNEEEINRLIAACNGHVRSMVIMALNTGMRRGEILNLKWGDVDLRNRVIVCRRTKNNETRMIPVNDVLYAEIRAMGPQMAEQYVFCNEDGKPFTTIQTGFEAAMRRAGIKDFRFHDLRHVFGSRLVMAGVDIRSVQELLGHKDIKMTMRYSHLSNAHLREAVKRLENGTGMAPDSLEEIAGSKKLDISCCARSSTG, via the coding sequence ATGAGGTCATACCGGCGCAATGGCGCGTGGTATATAGACTATGTCTCCAATGGCAAAAGGGTGCGAATGAAGGTAGGCAGTTCCAAGTATCTTGCGGACCTTGCCCTGAAGGATATCGAGGTGAAAAAGGTCAAGGGCAAGTTCCTGGGGATTGCCGATGTACAGAACGTGATCTTTGACAAGCTATGCGATGACTACCTGCAATTTTCAAGGGCTAACAAGGCATACCGGTCATACCGGCGCGACCTGAGCAGCCTAAAGCAAATGCTGAGGACCTTCGGTGGTAAACCGGTGGCCGCGATCACTGCCTATGAATTCGAGCAGTACAAGAACCTGCGCAGGCAGGACGTGTCCCCGGCGTCAGTCAACCGGGAGATATCCTGCGTCAAGCACATGTTCAACAAGGCGGTGCAATGGGGATATCTCAATAACAATCCCCTGCGGCTGGTCATGAAATTCAAGGAACCGCCGGGCCGGGTGCGATACCTCAACGAGGAGGAGATCAACCGGCTGATAGCGGCCTGCAACGGGCACGTGCGGTCCATGGTGATCATGGCCCTGAACACGGGCATGCGCCGGGGGGAGATCCTCAACCTGAAGTGGGGTGACGTGGACCTCCGCAACCGGGTGATCGTGTGCCGGAGGACCAAGAACAACGAGACGCGCATGATCCCGGTGAACGATGTGCTGTATGCTGAGATCCGGGCCATGGGACCGCAAATGGCTGAGCAGTACGTGTTCTGCAACGAGGACGGCAAGCCCTTTACCACGATCCAGACCGGATTTGAGGCCGCGATGAGGCGCGCAGGCATAAAGGACTTCCGGTTTCATGACCTGCGTCATGTGTTCGGATCCCGGCTGGTAATGGCTGGGGTCGATATCAGATCGGTCCAGGAGCTGCTGGGGCATAAGGATATCAAGATGACGATGAGGTACAGCCATCTGTCCAATGCCCACCTCCGGGAGGCCGTGAAAAGGCTCGAAAATGGCACTGGAATGGCACCGGATTCTTTAGAGGAAATTGCAGGGTCGAAAAAGCTTGATATTTCGTGCTGCGCCCGTAGCTCAACTGGATAG
- a CDS encoding helix-turn-helix domain-containing protein: protein MVLIDIGKLEAILQVKRKTIYDWVHKGQIPYIKLGHLLRFDLNQIEQWVKSRQCGKRIAS, encoded by the coding sequence ATGGTGCTTATTGATATCGGTAAATTAGAGGCCATTCTGCAGGTGAAACGCAAGACCATCTATGACTGGGTCCATAAAGGCCAAATCCCCTATATCAAGCTGGGCCACCTGCTGAGGTTCGACCTCAATCAGATTGAGCAGTGGGTTAAGTCCCGTCAGTGCGGGAAACGCATCGCGAGCTAG